From one Thermatribacter velox genomic stretch:
- a CDS encoding TRAP transporter small permease codes for MQKLMEILDRIEIIVSQALLFVIVSLVFVSAVLRYVGHPVNWTNALASGLFVWLIYIGADRALRRNRHIGMSFLVERLSEKTKNLVEIITTSSIIVFLIIVSHLGMRLVLANTGRVFEEIFFLSYSVVAVAIPIGTTLMTLTLLSQIALKIKNLWRR; via the coding sequence ATGCAAAAGCTAATGGAAATTCTCGACCGTATAGAAATAATTGTTTCTCAAGCCCTTTTATTCGTAATTGTAAGTCTGGTTTTTGTCTCAGCGGTTCTACGCTATGTTGGTCACCCTGTTAACTGGACGAATGCTCTGGCTTCTGGTCTTTTTGTATGGCTAATTTACATCGGGGCAGATCGAGCTCTTCGTCGCAACAGACACATCGGCATGAGCTTTCTGGTCGAGCGCTTATCTGAGAAAACAAAAAATCTGGTAGAAATCATTACTACTTCGTCCATTATTGTTTTTCTAATTATTGTTTCCCACTTAGGAATGCGACTTGTTTTAGCTAACACTGGAAGAGTTTTTGAAGAGATATTTTTCCTTAGCTACTCAGTAGTTGCAGTAGCAATTCCTATCGGAACAACTCTTATGACTCTGACACTTCTTTCTCAAATTGCTCTAAAAATTAAGAACTTGTGGAGGAGATAA
- a CDS encoding C4-dicarboxylate TRAP transporter substrate-binding protein gives MRNRFSVILGLSIMILFVLGITLSAVSQEKTYELKVSMVITEDDTIYKGYEKFKEGVEKRTNGKIKVELYPAGILGGDEEILEQIALGAGICVNTDAGRLGVWVPEIGILLCPYLTDTVEEMQKLLKSDLAKEWFEKLRKEKGYVVLAFNWYAGGRHFITKKPISKPEDLEGLKIRTPGAPVWQETIRALGATPVALPWTEVYTALQQGVIDGAEAQHPATYGSKLYEVAKYITLTGHIQLWNAPVVGEKWFNQLPPEYQQILFEEAEKAGDYATQLLLDSLDELEAKMTAEGAIISEVDTKPFKERAEAVYQKLGYEELRRQIQDFLKKQ, from the coding sequence ATGCGCAATCGCTTTTCAGTAATACTGGGATTGAGCATCATGATTTTGTTCGTGTTGGGAATCACACTCTCTGCAGTATCCCAGGAGAAAACCTACGAGCTTAAAGTCTCCATGGTAATCACTGAAGACGATACCATCTACAAGGGATATGAAAAGTTTAAAGAAGGAGTTGAAAAGCGCACTAACGGCAAAATTAAAGTAGAACTTTACCCCGCAGGAATCCTGGGAGGAGACGAGGAAATACTTGAGCAGATTGCACTTGGAGCCGGGATCTGCGTAAATACTGATGCGGGAAGGTTGGGAGTTTGGGTGCCAGAGATTGGAATTCTTTTGTGTCCATATCTTACTGATACCGTCGAAGAAATGCAAAAACTCCTCAAATCAGACCTTGCCAAAGAATGGTTTGAAAAACTTCGCAAAGAAAAAGGATATGTAGTGCTTGCTTTCAACTGGTATGCCGGAGGACGTCACTTCATAACCAAAAAACCCATCTCCAAACCCGAAGATCTCGAAGGGCTCAAAATCCGCACCCCAGGTGCTCCCGTCTGGCAGGAAACTATTAGAGCCCTGGGAGCAACCCCAGTAGCATTGCCCTGGACAGAAGTCTACACAGCACTGCAACAAGGGGTCATAGATGGTGCTGAAGCTCAGCATCCAGCAACCTATGGTTCTAAACTCTACGAGGTGGCCAAATACATTACCCTTACCGGCCATATTCAACTCTGGAACGCACCCGTTGTGGGCGAAAAATGGTTCAATCAACTTCCACCGGAATACCAGCAAATTCTCTTTGAAGAGGCAGAAAAAGCCGGTGATTATGCCACCCAGCTTCTCCTTGACAGCCTCGACGAACTTGAGGCAAAGATGACCGCAGAAGGGGCCATAATAAGCGAAGTGGACACTAAACCCTTTAAAGAGCGCGCTGAAGCGGTTTACCAGAAGCTTGGTTACGAAGAACTTCGCAGGCAAATTCAGGATTTTCTAAAAAAACAATAA